In Oscillatoria acuminata PCC 6304, a single window of DNA contains:
- the cphA gene encoding cyanophycin synthetase: MKILKIQTLRGPNYWSIRRHKVIVMRLDLEDLAEKPTSLIPGFYQGLVEALPSLVEHYCSPGCRGGFLSRVQEGTYMGHVVEHVALELQELAGMIVGFGRTRETSTPGTYQVAFEYVDEQAGRYAARAAVRLCRSIVDTGRYPLSELEQDLQDLKDLAAKASLGPSTETLIKEAETRDIPWFHSSARAMIQLGTGIYQKRVQATLTDRSSILAVELACDKEGTKKTLRDAGVPVPRGTLIHYMDELQEAIDEVGGYPIVIKPLDGNHGRGITIDINSWEEAEEAYDAATASSKTRSVIVERYYKGRDHRVLVVNGKLIAVAERVPAHAIGDGRSTIQELIDETNRDPNRGDGHDNVLTRILVDRISMQILERKGYDLDTVLKDGEICYLRYTANLSTGGIAIDRTDEIHPENLWMAERIAKLIGLDICGIDVVTEDISQPLRDNDGVIVEVNAAPGFRMHVCPSQGLPRNVAAPVMEMLFPPGTPSRIPILAVTGTNGKTTTTRLLAHIYKQTGKTIGYTTTDGTYIGDFIVEKGDNTGPQSAELILKDPTVEVAVLETARGGILRSGLAFDRCDVGVVLNVSADHLGIGDIDTIEQMATLKGVLAESVDPKGYAILNAEDPLVVKMAKRVKSQIAYFSMNPENEVLQNHIRNGGLAAVYENGYLSIIKGDWTLRIEQAVNVPLTMAGLAPFMIANALAAALAAYSNGVPIEQIRSGLATFEASVAQTPGRMNLFNMGTYHALVDYAHNAASYEALGGFVRNWPGETIGVIGGPGDRRDEDLFNLGKLSAEIFKQIIVKEDNDTRGRPRGDAAHFICAGIAKANGTAAYQTILNETEAIETALDQAPSGSLVVILPESVSRAIGLIEKRKPLEEPRIPLNGSKPVESSSVEYSESST, translated from the coding sequence ATGAAAATACTTAAAATCCAGACATTACGGGGTCCGAACTACTGGAGCATTCGACGCCACAAGGTCATCGTGATGCGCCTCGACTTAGAGGACTTAGCAGAAAAGCCGACGTCTTTGATCCCCGGCTTTTATCAAGGTCTCGTTGAGGCGCTACCGAGTTTGGTAGAACACTACTGCTCTCCCGGTTGTAGAGGAGGATTCCTCAGCCGGGTCCAGGAGGGGACCTATATGGGTCATGTGGTGGAACACGTTGCCTTAGAACTCCAGGAACTCGCGGGGATGATAGTTGGTTTTGGTCGCACCCGCGAAACCTCCACACCAGGCACCTACCAAGTGGCCTTTGAATATGTCGATGAACAAGCGGGTCGCTATGCCGCTAGAGCAGCGGTGCGCCTCTGTCGCAGTATTGTCGATACAGGTCGCTATCCTCTTTCTGAGTTGGAACAGGACCTCCAAGATTTGAAAGATTTGGCGGCTAAAGCGTCCTTGGGTCCCAGTACCGAGACCCTGATTAAAGAAGCTGAAACCCGCGATATTCCCTGGTTTCACTCCAGTGCTAGAGCCATGATCCAACTGGGAACGGGGATTTATCAAAAACGAGTCCAGGCAACCCTGACCGATCGCAGCAGTATTTTAGCCGTTGAACTCGCTTGCGATAAAGAAGGAACCAAAAAAACCCTGCGGGATGCTGGAGTGCCGGTTCCCCGAGGGACTTTGATTCACTATATGGATGAACTCCAAGAGGCGATCGACGAGGTGGGTGGCTATCCAATCGTGATTAAACCCCTCGATGGCAACCACGGACGCGGGATTACTATCGATATCAACTCTTGGGAAGAGGCGGAAGAAGCCTACGATGCCGCTACCGCTTCCTCCAAAACGCGATCGGTGATCGTCGAACGTTACTACAAAGGTCGGGACCACCGAGTTCTCGTGGTCAATGGTAAACTGATCGCCGTGGCGGAACGGGTTCCTGCTCATGCGATCGGGGATGGTCGGTCCACCATCCAGGAACTCATTGACGAAACCAATCGCGACCCCAACCGAGGCGACGGCCATGATAACGTCCTGACCCGGATCCTAGTAGACCGGATCAGTATGCAAATCTTGGAACGCAAAGGATACGACCTCGACACCGTACTCAAAGACGGCGAAATCTGCTATCTGCGCTACACCGCCAACCTCAGCACCGGCGGCATCGCCATCGATCGCACCGATGAAATTCACCCAGAAAATCTCTGGATGGCGGAACGAATTGCCAAACTGATTGGCTTAGATATCTGTGGCATCGATGTCGTCACCGAGGATATTTCCCAACCCCTCCGGGACAATGATGGGGTCATCGTTGAAGTGAATGCTGCTCCCGGTTTCCGGATGCACGTCTGTCCCAGCCAGGGCCTGCCCCGCAACGTCGCAGCCCCGGTTATGGAAATGCTCTTTCCCCCAGGTACTCCGTCACGGATTCCCATTCTCGCCGTTACCGGCACCAATGGTAAAACTACCACCACCCGCCTGTTAGCCCATATTTATAAACAAACTGGCAAAACCATCGGTTATACCACCACCGATGGGACTTATATCGGCGATTTTATCGTCGAAAAAGGGGATAATACCGGACCCCAAAGTGCCGAACTGATTCTGAAAGACCCCACCGTCGAAGTGGCCGTCTTAGAAACCGCCCGAGGTGGCATTTTGCGATCGGGTTTGGCGTTCGATCGCTGCGATGTCGGCGTGGTTCTAAACGTCTCTGCGGATCATCTCGGCATCGGCGATATCGATACCATCGAACAAATGGCGACCCTCAAGGGCGTCCTCGCCGAATCGGTTGATCCGAAAGGCTATGCCATCCTGAATGCGGAAGACCCCCTAGTGGTCAAGATGGCAAAACGGGTGAAATCTCAAATCGCCTATTTCTCAATGAACCCTGAAAACGAAGTTCTGCAAAATCATATTCGCAATGGGGGACTCGCCGCAGTCTATGAAAATGGCTATCTCTCGATTATTAAAGGAGATTGGACCCTACGGATTGAGCAAGCAGTTAATGTCCCGCTAACGATGGCAGGATTGGCTCCCTTTATGATTGCCAACGCCCTCGCTGCTGCTTTAGCTGCCTATAGCAATGGCGTTCCCATTGAGCAAATTCGCAGTGGATTGGCAACTTTTGAGGCATCGGTTGCCCAAACCCCTGGACGGATGAATCTGTTTAATATGGGGACTTATCATGCCTTAGTGGATTATGCCCATAATGCCGCCAGTTATGAAGCCTTGGGTGGGTTCGTGCGAAATTGGCCTGGAGAAACCATTGGCGTCATCGGTGGTCCTGGCGATCGCCGGGATGAGGATTTGTTCAACCTCGGCAAACTCTCCGCAGAAATCTTCAAACAAATTATTGTTAAAGAAGATAATGATACCCGAGGTCGTCCCCGGGGAGATGCGGCCCACTTCATCTGTGCAGGCATTGCCAAAGCCAATGGTACAGCGGCGTATCAAACCATCCTCAATGAAACCGAGGCGATCGAAACCGCCCTAGATCAGGCTCCCTCGGGCAGCTTAGTCGTGATTCTCCCCGAAAGCGTCAGTCGGGCGATCGGTCTTATTGAGAAGCGAAAACCCCTAGAAGAACCGCGCATTCCCCTCAATGGTTCAAAACCTGTAGAATCCTCCTCGGTTGAATATAGCGAGTCTTCTACATAA
- a CDS encoding phycocyanobilin:ferredoxin oxidoreductase — MTSTSNPSLRTEQHSLIQKLADCIEGVWQEQLELSPYPLPEDLGYVEGRLEGEKLRIENRCYQTPEFRKIHLELAKVGTTLDILHCVMFPNPNYDLPMFGTDLVGAKGKIGAAIADLSPIRKTVLPEPYQQQLSDLPAIAFTNPRDLPPWGHIFSEFCLFVRPDNPDEETLFLNRVKEYVQIHCQQARNTPATPELHSEILAGQRNYCDHQRKNDKTRRVLENAFGNEWAEYYMTQVLFDLPAED; from the coding sequence GTGACATCAACCTCTAATCCATCCCTGCGAACCGAACAACATAGCCTGATCCAAAAACTCGCCGATTGCATCGAGGGCGTGTGGCAAGAACAATTAGAACTCTCCCCTTATCCCCTCCCCGAGGACCTGGGATATGTCGAAGGACGATTAGAAGGAGAAAAACTCAGAATTGAAAATCGCTGCTATCAGACTCCAGAATTTCGGAAAATCCATTTAGAACTGGCAAAAGTTGGCACGACCCTGGATATTTTGCACTGCGTGATGTTTCCCAACCCCAACTATGATTTACCCATGTTTGGGACTGATTTAGTAGGAGCAAAAGGCAAAATCGGGGCGGCGATCGCCGACTTATCCCCCATTCGTAAAACGGTGCTTCCCGAACCCTATCAACAGCAACTTTCGGACTTACCGGCGATCGCCTTTACCAATCCCCGCGACCTCCCCCCCTGGGGTCATATCTTCTCAGAATTCTGCCTCTTTGTGCGACCAGATAATCCCGACGAAGAAACCCTATTTCTGAATCGCGTCAAGGAATATGTGCAAATTCACTGTCAACAAGCCCGAAACACCCCAGCCACCCCTGAACTCCACAGCGAAATCCTTGCCGGACAACGCAATTACTGCGACCATCAGCGCAAAAATGACAAAACGCGCCGGGTTTTAGAAAACGCCTTTGGCAACGAATGGGCCGAATATTATATGACCCAAGTCTTATTTGACCTGCCTGCCGAGGACTAA
- a CDS encoding acylphosphatase yields the protein MTETKCAHVLISGIVQGVGYRFSTVHQAQKLGVSGWVRNLTDGRVEAIFEGKPETLDRMIAWCHQGPSSAQVTDVTVTYQQPQGITGFTTRYK from the coding sequence ATGACCGAAACAAAGTGCGCTCACGTTTTAATTTCCGGCATCGTTCAAGGAGTCGGGTATCGATTTAGTACCGTCCATCAAGCCCAAAAATTAGGAGTATCCGGTTGGGTGAGAAACTTAACCGATGGACGAGTCGAAGCCATCTTTGAAGGCAAACCCGAAACCCTCGATCGCATGATAGCCTGGTGTCATCAAGGACCCTCATCCGCCCAAGTCACCGATGTCACCGTCACCTATCAACAACCCCAAGGCATCACCGGGTTCACCACTCGATATAAATAA
- a CDS encoding Uma2 family endonuclease, with amino-acid sequence MYAVISPKEIKLPAGSVVRLPGTWQDYCQLRDSRGDSSIPRIKFRNSEILLMSPLPKQGREAHILADIVKVLLDSQNRNYEAFTPITMDLPEERGIEPDYCFYIDNWQTAVGKDRIDWRNNPPPDLVIEIDVTSYTAIEDYLPYKVPEVWLFRKTGLQIHALETGGYQQQLLSRYFPNLDLPKLVEGVFQMALEQGMGMAIREFRRTLMS; translated from the coding sequence ATGTATGCGGTGATTTCTCCCAAAGAAATTAAATTGCCAGCAGGCAGTGTGGTTCGGCTACCAGGCACCTGGCAGGACTACTGCCAACTCAGAGACAGTCGGGGAGACAGTTCTATTCCTCGCATCAAATTTCGTAACAGTGAGATTTTGCTCATGAGTCCTTTGCCAAAACAAGGACGGGAAGCGCACATTTTGGCTGACATTGTAAAAGTCTTGCTAGATAGCCAGAACCGTAACTACGAGGCGTTTACACCCATTACGATGGATTTGCCAGAAGAGAGGGGAATTGAACCCGATTATTGTTTCTACATTGACAATTGGCAAACTGCCGTCGGCAAGGATCGCATTGATTGGCGCAACAATCCACCCCCAGACTTGGTAATTGAAATTGACGTGACTAGCTACACGGCGATCGAGGATTATCTGCCCTACAAGGTTCCAGAAGTTTGGTTGTTTAGAAAAACAGGATTGCAAATTCATGCCTTAGAAACAGGGGGTTATCAACAACAGCTTTTGAGCCGCTATTTCCCCAATTTGGACCTGCCCAAGTTAGTTGAGGGGGTGTTCCAAATGGCTTTGGAACAAGGCATGGGAATGGCGATTCGAGAGTTCCGTCGAACATTGATGAGCTAG
- a CDS encoding SufS family cysteine desulfurase, with protein sequence MIVTREKTLAQKVRPDFPILNQEIHGKPLVYLDNAATSQKPVQVLDALRHYYDFDNANVHRGVHTLSGRATDAYEGAREKIAKFVNAASSQEIIYTRNASEGINLVSNTWGVSNIRAGDEIILTVMEHHSNLVPWQILAQKTGAVLKFVELTDSQEFDMDQYKTLLSDKTKLVAVVHISNTLGCINPVNEITKLAHEQGAKVLIDACQSMPHLPIDVQEMDCDWLVASGHKMCAPTGIGFLYGKLAVLRSMPPFLGGGEMIADVFLDHSTYADVPHKFEAGTPAIGEAVALGAAVDYLSSIGMDKIYAYEKQLTAYLFEQLNPISELKIYGPQPKADGSGRAALASFTSGSVHPHDLSTILDQAGVAIRAGHHCTQPLHRVIGAQSTARASLYFYNTTEEIDAFIVALKEAIEFFGGIFG encoded by the coding sequence ATGATAGTTACCAGAGAAAAGACATTAGCTCAAAAAGTTCGCCCGGATTTCCCGATTTTAAATCAAGAAATTCATGGCAAACCGTTAGTTTATTTAGATAACGCCGCCACTTCCCAAAAGCCGGTGCAGGTTTTGGATGCCTTGCGGCATTACTATGATTTTGACAATGCCAACGTCCATCGAGGGGTTCATACCCTCAGTGGACGTGCTACCGATGCTTATGAAGGAGCAAGAGAGAAAATTGCCAAATTTGTCAATGCGGCATCGTCACAAGAAATCATTTATACCCGCAATGCCAGTGAAGGCATTAACCTCGTTTCTAATACCTGGGGAGTGAGCAATATTCGGGCAGGAGATGAAATCATCCTGACGGTGATGGAGCATCACAGCAATTTAGTTCCTTGGCAAATTTTAGCTCAAAAAACAGGAGCGGTTCTCAAATTTGTCGAACTCACGGACAGCCAAGAGTTTGATATGGACCAATACAAAACCCTGCTTTCGGACAAAACCAAGTTAGTGGCAGTGGTTCATATTTCTAATACCTTGGGTTGTATTAATCCCGTAAACGAAATTACCAAACTGGCCCATGAACAGGGAGCCAAAGTCTTAATTGATGCTTGCCAAAGTATGCCACATTTGCCGATTGATGTCCAGGAGATGGATTGTGATTGGTTAGTGGCATCGGGACATAAAATGTGTGCGCCAACCGGAATTGGGTTCTTGTATGGCAAACTGGCAGTGTTGCGATCGATGCCGCCCTTTTTAGGGGGAGGGGAAATGATTGCCGATGTATTTTTAGACCATTCCACCTATGCGGATGTGCCTCATAAATTTGAAGCGGGAACCCCTGCGATCGGGGAAGCGGTGGCGTTGGGTGCCGCAGTAGACTATCTCAGCAGCATTGGCATGGATAAAATCTATGCTTATGAGAAACAGTTAACTGCCTATTTGTTTGAGCAACTCAACCCCATTTCCGAGCTAAAAATTTACGGACCCCAACCCAAAGCAGACGGTTCAGGACGGGCGGCATTAGCCTCTTTTACCAGTGGAAGCGTGCATCCCCATGACCTTTCCACGATTTTAGATCAGGCAGGGGTAGCAATTCGTGCCGGACATCATTGTACTCAACCTTTACATCGTGTAATAGGCGCACAATCCACCGCCCGAGCGAGTTTATATTTCTACAATACCACAGAAGAAATTGATGCCTTTATTGTGGCATTAAAAGAGGCGATCGAGTTTTTTGGTGGCATATTTGGGTAA
- the sufD gene encoding Fe-S cluster assembly protein SufD: protein MVIEVSKKPQVSYLDELLKQAVASPAPVVNPAYGMAPPTAALLQQVRDNAATWVRELAMPTRKDEEWRVTDLSGLQALTFQAAPPEAIPTTGVAPFELPEMLDSRLVFVNGCYSAELSNVSGLPEGIFVGNLGQLPPSLQTQLPKYLGNVDGNKEVFTSLNTAGLMDAAVVWIAKDVAVDKPIHLLFMAVPGAQPRLVQPRCLIVAERGSRCTAIEEYVVADDDSCGNFKGNAPYFTNAVTEIWVAETAQVTHAKIQRESTNSFHIGKTAIAQAKDSNYSCTAVSTGGLLSRHHLEVYQQGEGTYTTLNGLAIAAGKQVSDTHSAIVLNHPNGTSKQLHKCIIDDAAQGVFNGKVFVPKPAQLTDASQLNRTLLLSPKARVDTKPQLEITADNVKCSHGATISQLEEDELFYLRSRGLDPAMSRSLLIDGFAGEILQELPSGALQTKISRCVACKSI, encoded by the coding sequence ATGGTGATAGAGGTTTCTAAAAAACCCCAGGTGTCTTATTTAGATGAATTGTTAAAGCAGGCAGTCGCTTCTCCTGCGCCGGTAGTGAATCCAGCGTATGGAATGGCACCCCCAACGGCAGCATTATTGCAGCAGGTGCGAGATAATGCGGCAACCTGGGTGCGAGAGTTGGCAATGCCGACTCGCAAAGATGAGGAATGGCGAGTTACGGATTTGTCTGGTTTGCAGGCATTGACATTCCAGGCAGCACCTCCGGAGGCAATTCCGACGACTGGAGTCGCGCCGTTTGAGTTACCCGAAATGTTAGACAGCCGCTTAGTGTTTGTCAATGGCTGTTATTCGGCTGAACTTTCCAATGTTTCGGGGTTACCGGAAGGAATATTTGTCGGAAATCTCGGACAATTACCCCCATCGTTACAGACTCAGTTGCCAAAATATCTGGGAAATGTTGATGGGAACAAAGAGGTGTTTACTTCTTTGAATACCGCCGGATTAATGGATGCAGCAGTGGTGTGGATTGCCAAGGATGTGGCAGTTGACAAACCGATTCATCTGTTATTTATGGCAGTTCCCGGAGCACAACCCCGGTTAGTTCAACCGCGTTGTTTAATCGTGGCGGAACGGGGAAGTCGCTGCACGGCGATCGAGGAATATGTGGTGGCAGATGACGATTCCTGCGGCAATTTTAAGGGGAATGCGCCTTATTTTACCAATGCCGTCACGGAAATCTGGGTAGCGGAAACTGCTCAGGTGACTCATGCTAAAATACAGCGTGAGAGTACCAACTCGTTCCATATTGGCAAGACTGCGATCGCCCAAGCGAAAGATAGCAATTATTCCTGTACCGCAGTTTCCACCGGCGGTTTACTTTCCCGGCATCATCTGGAAGTGTACCAACAGGGGGAAGGAACCTATACCACCCTCAACGGATTGGCGATCGCCGCTGGGAAACAAGTCAGCGATACCCACAGTGCGATCGTGCTCAACCATCCCAACGGCACCAGCAAACAACTGCACAAATGTATCATTGATGATGCAGCGCAGGGCGTTTTTAATGGCAAAGTCTTTGTACCCAAACCGGCACAACTCACCGATGCCAGCCAGTTGAATCGCACGTTATTACTCTCGCCGAAAGCCCGAGTTGATACCAAACCTCAACTAGAAATCACCGCTGATAACGTCAAATGTTCTCACGGTGCCACCATCAGCCAACTGGAAGAAGATGAACTCTTCTACTTGCGGAGTCGCGGATTAGACCCTGCGATGAGTCGCAGCTTACTGATTGATGGATTTGCCGGAGAAATTCTCCAAGAATTACCCTCCGGTGCCTTGCAAACGAAAATTTCTCGATGTGTTGCTTGCAAAAGTATCTAA
- the sufC gene encoding Fe-S cluster assembly ATPase SufC, translating into MIKEGSPVILSVRDLTANVNDTPILKGLNLEIKAGEIHAIMGPNGSGKSTFSKVLSGHPAYEVTGGEVIFMGQNLLELEPEQRSLAGVFLAFQYPLEIPGVSNLDFLRVAYNSRQKYLGLEEVDAFDFEDIIEEKLDVVKMNPAFLNRSVNEGFSGGEKKRNEILQMALLEPKLAILDETDSGLDIDALKIVASGVNQLSSADNAVLAITHYQRLLNYIVPDYVHVMEGGRILTTGTKDLALELEERGYDWVVEADRVKAGV; encoded by the coding sequence ATGATTAAAGAAGGTAGTCCAGTAATTCTCTCGGTTCGCGATTTAACGGCGAATGTGAATGATACCCCCATTCTCAAAGGCTTGAATTTAGAAATCAAAGCGGGAGAAATTCATGCCATTATGGGACCGAATGGTTCCGGGAAAAGTACCTTCTCCAAGGTGCTATCGGGTCATCCCGCCTACGAAGTCACCGGGGGAGAAGTGATTTTTATGGGTCAAAATCTCCTGGAGTTGGAACCGGAACAACGCTCTTTGGCGGGAGTCTTCTTGGCGTTCCAATATCCCTTGGAAATTCCCGGGGTAAGCAACCTAGACTTTTTAAGGGTTGCCTACAATTCTCGCCAGAAATATTTAGGGTTAGAGGAAGTCGATGCCTTTGATTTTGAAGACATCATTGAAGAAAAGCTGGACGTGGTAAAGATGAATCCAGCCTTTCTCAATCGCAGTGTGAATGAAGGATTTTCGGGCGGGGAAAAGAAACGCAACGAAATCCTGCAAATGGCACTGTTAGAGCCAAAATTAGCCATTTTGGATGAGACAGATTCGGGCTTGGATATTGATGCGTTGAAAATTGTAGCCAGTGGGGTGAATCAGTTATCTTCCGCAGATAATGCAGTGTTAGCAATTACCCACTATCAGCGCTTGTTGAATTATATTGTGCCGGATTATGTTCACGTCATGGAAGGGGGTCGAATTTTGACCACCGGAACCAAAGATTTGGCGCTGGAATTGGAAGAACGTGGATATGATTGGGTGGTAGAAGCCGATCGGGTGAAGGCAGGTGTATAA
- the sufB gene encoding Fe-S cluster assembly protein SufB translates to MTATTAKTLVNQPYKYGFITDVESDTLPPGINEDVVRLISAKKEEPEFMLEFRLRAFRQWQKMADPTWAHVNYPKINYQDIIYYSAPKKKQKLNSMDEVDPAILETFEKLGIPLSEQKRLSNVAVDAVFDSVSIATTFRAKLAEEGVIFCSISEAVKDYPELVKQYLGSVVPVADNYFAALNSAVFSDGSFVYIPKGVKCPMELSTYFRINNGESGQFERTLIIAEEGSHVSYLEGCTAPMFDTNQLHAAVVELVTLDNAEIKYSTVQNWYAGDENGKGGIYNFVTKRGLCKGKNSKISWTQVETGSAITWKYPSCMLVGDNSVGEFYSVALTNNKQQADTGTKMIHIGKNTRSTIISKGISAGNSSNSYRGLVKVAPKAKGARNYSQCDSMLIGDNAQANTFPYIQVENDTAKVEHEASTSKIGEDQLFYFAQRGISPEDAISMMISGFCKDVFNQLPMEFAVEADRLLSLKLEGSVG, encoded by the coding sequence ATGACTGCTACTACTGCAAAAACCCTTGTTAATCAACCCTATAAATATGGATTCATCACCGACGTTGAATCCGACACTTTACCCCCCGGCATTAATGAAGATGTCGTCCGGCTAATTTCGGCCAAAAAAGAAGAACCGGAATTCATGTTAGAATTCCGCCTCAGAGCCTTTCGGCAATGGCAAAAAATGGCCGACCCCACTTGGGCGCACGTTAACTATCCCAAAATTAATTATCAAGATATCATTTACTATTCTGCTCCCAAGAAAAAGCAAAAACTAAATAGCATGGATGAGGTTGACCCCGCCATTCTCGAAACCTTCGAGAAACTGGGAATTCCCCTCTCCGAACAAAAGCGCCTGAGTAACGTTGCCGTCGATGCCGTCTTCGATAGCGTCTCGATCGCCACCACCTTTAGAGCAAAATTAGCCGAAGAAGGGGTGATTTTTTGCTCCATTTCTGAAGCCGTCAAGGACTATCCTGAACTGGTGAAGCAATATCTGGGCAGTGTCGTTCCCGTTGCCGATAATTACTTCGCCGCCCTCAACTCGGCGGTGTTTAGTGATGGCTCCTTTGTCTATATCCCCAAAGGTGTCAAATGTCCGATGGAACTCTCCACCTATTTCCGGATTAACAATGGCGAATCGGGGCAGTTTGAGCGCACCTTGATTATTGCCGAAGAAGGCAGCCATGTCTCCTATTTGGAAGGCTGCACCGCCCCCATGTTTGACACCAACCAGCTTCATGCTGCCGTGGTGGAACTGGTGACATTAGATAATGCCGAAATTAAATATTCCACGGTCCAAAACTGGTACGCTGGAGATGAAAATGGCAAGGGCGGAATTTATAATTTCGTCACCAAGCGGGGACTCTGTAAAGGCAAAAATTCTAAGATTTCTTGGACTCAAGTCGAAACAGGTTCAGCGATTACTTGGAAATATCCCAGTTGTATGTTAGTGGGGGATAATTCCGTGGGAGAATTTTACTCCGTCGCTCTCACCAATAACAAACAACAAGCTGATACCGGCACCAAGATGATCCATATTGGCAAAAATACCCGCAGCACGATTATTTCTAAGGGAATTTCGGCGGGAAATTCTTCCAATAGCTATCGCGGATTGGTGAAAGTTGCACCGAAAGCCAAAGGCGCACGCAACTATTCTCAGTGCGATTCTATGCTGATTGGGGACAACGCTCAAGCGAATACTTTCCCCTATATTCAGGTGGAAAATGATACGGCAAAAGTTGAGCATGAAGCCTCGACTTCTAAGATTGGGGAAGATCAACTGTTCTATTTTGCCCAACGGGGAATCTCGCCGGAAGATGCGATTTCGATGATGATTAGCGGATTCTGCAAGGATGTGTTTAATCAGTTGCCGATGGAATTTGCCGTGGAAGCCGATCGCTTGTTGAGCCTGAAGCTAGAAGGCTCAGTTGGGTAA
- a CDS encoding ferredoxin-thioredoxin reductase catalytic domain-containing protein, translating into MTLEQPTQQATDKNLEAMRHFSEQYAKRTGTYFCSDLGVTAVVIEGLAKNKDELGAPLCPCRHYEDKEAEVKATFWNCPCIPMRERKECHCMLFLTDDNPFAGKEQNISFDEIREMTNQY; encoded by the coding sequence ATGACTTTAGAACAGCCTACACAACAAGCCACCGACAAAAACCTAGAAGCGATGCGGCACTTCTCTGAGCAGTACGCCAAACGCACTGGGACCTACTTCTGCTCCGATCTGGGCGTTACTGCCGTCGTCATCGAAGGATTGGCGAAAAACAAGGATGAGTTGGGTGCACCCCTTTGTCCCTGTCGCCACTACGAAGACAAAGAAGCCGAAGTCAAAGCCACCTTCTGGAATTGTCCCTGCATTCCCATGCGCGAGCGCAAAGAATGTCACTGTATGTTATTTCTGACCGATGACAATCCATTCGCTGGCAAAGAACAGAACATTTCGTTTGACGAAATTCGCGAAATGACCAATCAATATTAA
- the sufR gene encoding iron-sulfur cluster biosynthesis transcriptional regulator SufR has translation MMTTTQQPSTKEDILQYLLKQGLATAQELAEVLDISPQAIRRHLKDLEAEELIRHKAVQAGMGRPQHQYELTHKGKDYFPNQYDDFAVSLLGTLAETMGEDQMTSILRKQWERKAIHYRDRLGNQPLSERVAGLVKLRQAEGYMAEVHRVEPEGSNSGDCFLLTEHNCAISTVAESFPSVCGHELEMFEAILPDCTVERTYWMIDGEHRCGYLITLQPERVRSAL, from the coding sequence ATGATGACGACTACTCAGCAACCTTCCACTAAAGAAGATATCCTGCAATACCTATTAAAGCAGGGTCTAGCCACGGCTCAAGAGTTAGCCGAAGTTTTAGATATCTCCCCCCAAGCGATTCGCCGCCATCTCAAGGACCTGGAAGCGGAGGAATTGATTCGCCATAAGGCAGTACAGGCGGGGATGGGACGACCCCAGCATCAATATGAACTCACCCACAAGGGGAAAGATTATTTTCCCAATCAATATGATGATTTTGCCGTGTCCCTCCTAGGGACCTTGGCCGAAACGATGGGGGAGGACCAGATGACCTCAATTTTGCGGAAGCAGTGGGAACGCAAAGCCATCCATTACCGCGATCGCCTAGGAAATCAGCCGTTATCCGAACGGGTAGCGGGATTAGTCAAACTGCGGCAGGCGGAAGGCTATATGGCGGAGGTCCATCGGGTCGAACCGGAGGGGTCCAACAGTGGCGACTGCTTTTTACTCACGGAACATAACTGCGCCATTTCCACCGTGGCGGAGTCCTTTCCCAGCGTCTGTGGACATGAATTGGAAATGTTTGAGGCAATCCTCCCCGATTGCACCGTGGAACGGACCTACTGGATGATTGACGGCGAACACCGTTGCGGTTACTTGATTACCCTGCAACCGGAAAGAGTGCGATCGGCCCTTTAA